The following are from one region of the Molothrus aeneus isolate 106 chromosome 7, BPBGC_Maene_1.0, whole genome shotgun sequence genome:
- the TSSK6 gene encoding testis-specific serine/threonine-protein kinase 6: MPKSDGGERILNELGYRLGQTIGEGSFSKVKAATSSKHKGPLAVKVVDRQRASRAVVFKFLPRELSIVRRIQHPNIVRVYELIEVCNRKLYIVMEAMDTTLLQMLENLGKLPCAPNARDIFVQVVRAVRYLHDRNLVHRDLKCENVLLSADGRRAKISDFGFSKELKGYPDLSTTFCGTAAFASPEVLMGIPYDAKKYDIWSLGVMLYMMVVGNVPFDDTNVQSMPQLQKKGVMYPEGLPPLPEPCQALITQLLQYTPSSRPGAGQIAKNRWLNGDI; this comes from the coding sequence ATGCCAAAGTCTGATGGAGGAGAGAGGATACTCAACGAGCTGGGCTACAGGCTGGGTCAGACCATAGGGGAGGGCAGCTTCTCCAAGGTGAAGGCAGCCACCTCCAGCAAACACAAGGGGCCCCTGGCCGTCAAGGTGGTGGACCGGCAGCGAGCGTCCCGAGCCGTCGTGTTCAAGTTCCTGCCCCGGGAGCTCTCCATCGTGCGCAGGATCCAGCACCCCAACATCGTGCGCGTCTACGAGCTCATCGAGGTCTGTAACAGGAAGCTCTACATCGTGATGGAGGCCATGGACACTACCCTGCTGCAGATGTTGGAGAATCTGGGAAAGCTGCCCTGCGCCCCCAATGCCCGGGACATCTTCGTGCAGGTGGTGAGGGCCGTGCGCTACCTGCACGACCGCAACCTGGTGCACCGGGACCTCAAGTGCGAGAACGTGCTGCTCTCGGCCGACGGCCGCCGCGCCAAGATCAGCGACTTCGGCTTCAGCAAGGAGCTCAAAGGGTACCCGGACCTGAGCACCACCTTCTGCGGGACGGCGGCCTTCGCCTCCCCGGAGGTGCTCATGGGCATCCCCTATGACGCCAAGAAATACGACATATGGAGCCTGGGGGTGATGCTCTACATGATGGTGGTAGGCAATGTTCCCTTTGATGATACCAACGTGCAGAGCATGCCCCAGCTGCAGAAGAAGGGGGTGATGTACCCGGAGGGGCTGCCCCCTCTGCCGGAGCCCTGCCAAGCCCTCAtcacccagctgctgcagtaCACCCCATCGTCCCGGCCTGGCGCGGGGCAGATAGCCAAGAACCGCTGGCTCAACGGGGACATCTGA